One genomic segment of Erythrolamprus reginae isolate rEryReg1 chromosome 2, rEryReg1.hap1, whole genome shotgun sequence includes these proteins:
- the CAMLG gene encoding guided entry of tail-anchored proteins factor CAMLG yields MEPDPVEGDGYGGSHHEGTGGSSPPLSGLTASQRRAEIRRRKLLMNSEDRINRIMGFHRPKADEDTHSETKLQLEQDKPISLPAPVSKRVVLGDTVCNLSGTADHTSSLAEHKGEKIDLFSKTHEVGSDGSSELRQRSRGELLDVPQRGPRHGLDQYLSRFDEAMKLRNQLMNEKPSQENGSIVEEFDSFHIFRLVGCVLLAIGVRVFVCKYLSIFAPFLTLQLAYMGLSKYFPKSEKKTKTTVLTAALLLSGIPAEVISRSMDTYSKMGDVFTDLCVYFFTFIFCHELLGVFGSEVP; encoded by the exons ATGGAGCCGGATCCTGTAGAAGGGGACGGGTATGGGGGTAGCCACCACGAAGGAACCGGCGGGTCTTCCCCACCGCTGAGCGGACTCACCGCCTCTCAGCGCCGGGCCGAGATTCGCCGGCGAAAGCTCCTGATGAACTCGGAGGATCGGATCAATCGCATCATGGGCTTCCATCGGCCTAAGGCGG ATGAAGACACTCATTCAGAAACTAAGCTTCAACTGGAACAAGATAAACCAATTTCCCTTCCTGCTCCTGTTTCCAAGCGGGTTGTGCTTGGTGATACAGTCTGCAACTTATCAGGAACTGCTGACCACACAAGCAGTTTAGCAGAgcacaaaggagagaaaatagaCTTATTTAGCAAAACTCATGAAGTTGGTAGCGATGGCAGCAGTGAGCTCCGGCAACGCAGTAGAGGGGAACTGTTGGACGTTCCACAGAGAGGACCACGCCATGGATTAGATCAGTATTTATCAAGATTTGATGAAGCGATGAAGCTTAGAAACCAGCTGATGAATGAGAAGCCAAGTCAAGAAAATGGAAGCATTGTGGAGGAATTCGATTCCTTTCACATTTTTAGATTGGTGGGTTGTGTACTCCTTGCCATTGGCGTTAGAGTTTTTGTATGCAAATATTTg TCAATATTTGCTCCATTCCTTACTTTACAACTTGCATACATGGGACTGTCGAAGTATTTCCCTAAG aGTGAAAAGAAGACAAAAACCACAGTATTAACTGCTGCTCTTTTACTGTCTGGGATCCCTGCAGAAGTAATTAGTCGTTCCATGGACACTTACAGCAAAATGGGGGATGTCTTTACAGATCTTTGTGTTTATTTCTTTACTTTCATTTTCTGTCATGAACTGCTTGGGGTTTTTGGCTCAGAAGTGCCATGA